The following proteins come from a genomic window of Acidobacteriota bacterium:
- the ald gene encoding alanine dehydrogenase, giving the protein MIIGVPKEVKDHEARVGIVPSGVKALVEAGHRVLVETKAGELSSMPDRDYKQAGAEIAGSAAEVWNRAEMVVKVKEPIEQEVQFFRDGLVLFTYLHLAPIPDLTDHLLKKKVVGIAYETVTDRNGTLPLLTPMSEVAGRMSVQVGASYLEHEKGGRGILLGGVPGVAPAKVTIIGGGIVGINAAKIALGMGADTAIIDINLNRLRELDDIFNGQVRTLASNSYTIAKSCAEADLVIGGVLIPGAAAPKLVSREMVSHMKRGAVIVDVAIDQGGCIETAKPTTHSNPAYTVDGVVHYCVTNMPGAVPHTSTLALTNATFPYVLKLANHGAQAAIKTDPGIREGVNTFQGYLTYSAVAESQRKPFKAVKDLVA; this is encoded by the coding sequence TGGTCGAAACCAAAGCGGGCGAGCTTTCATCCATGCCCGACCGCGACTACAAACAGGCCGGGGCTGAGATCGCCGGGTCTGCGGCAGAAGTGTGGAACCGCGCCGAAATGGTGGTTAAGGTTAAAGAACCGATCGAGCAGGAAGTGCAATTCTTCCGCGATGGTTTGGTGCTCTTTACTTATCTTCACCTCGCTCCCATTCCGGATCTCACCGATCATCTACTTAAGAAGAAGGTGGTGGGCATTGCCTACGAGACGGTCACGGATCGGAACGGCACCTTGCCCCTGCTCACGCCAATGTCCGAGGTTGCTGGACGCATGTCGGTCCAAGTTGGCGCCAGCTATCTTGAGCATGAAAAGGGGGGACGAGGCATTCTGCTCGGGGGCGTTCCCGGAGTGGCACCGGCGAAGGTCACAATCATTGGCGGCGGCATCGTTGGTATTAATGCAGCCAAGATCGCTCTCGGAATGGGCGCCGATACCGCAATCATCGACATCAATCTGAACCGCCTGCGCGAGCTGGACGACATCTTCAACGGACAAGTACGTACACTGGCTTCGAACTCCTACACCATTGCGAAATCCTGCGCCGAAGCCGATCTCGTAATAGGGGGCGTGCTCATTCCCGGCGCCGCAGCTCCAAAGCTGGTCAGTCGGGAGATGGTCAGTCACATGAAGCGTGGGGCAGTCATTGTCGACGTCGCCATCGATCAGGGCGGCTGTATCGAAACAGCCAAACCGACAACCCACAGTAATCCCGCCTACACAGTGGATGGAGTGGTCCACTACTGCGTAACCAACATGCCCGGCGCAGTACCACACACTTCGACGCTGGCGCTTACGAACGCAACTTTCCCTTACGTGCTAAAGCTCGCGAACCATGGCGCGCAAGCGGCAATCAAGACTGATCCGGGAATCCGCGAAGGCGTAAACACCTTCCAGGGATATCTCACGTACTCGGCCGTGGCGGAGTCGCAGCGCAAGCCGTTCAAGGCGGTAAAAGACTTGGTTGCATAG
- a CDS encoding nitrogen regulation protein NtrY, whose amino-acid sequence MPASNSKPVERKALIIGLGIAIVLLFFVLVSQQAFNLTFLSPGGVQQTVLLTALSALVFLLFVALTFVLLRNLLKLLAERRIGVLGSKFRTKMVFGALLMSFTPALFMFLFTYLLTNRSIDRWFSRPVQNLREGSEQVATLLLGYAKDNAQAEAQTLANNARIQRSFDSGDFALANAVLSEYRPALQGGFAFALRGHAPVASINSPAGWQQIGGSMIEALGAHRRFSWGNLAYALGESDVGRNGLIIVAIPLPTNFDATMLRIAESQRNYQELATAGKAVRRAYILLLLLITALVLFAATWLSLFISKLVTRPVAALAEATQELSQGHFSYRVAVAAADELGELVASFNRMAADLEESRTKIEHSSRELERANANIEHRRRQTEIILENIPTGVLSLDGAGRVAHANPAFVRLLKFRDESTATTSAENFEGASLRDIFGPEISAQMIHLMRKADRMGTTTSQFELKSGAGVLNVAITVASMRIDRQRLGYVLVFEDFTELLRAQKQAAWREVARRVAHEIKNPLTPIALSADRIRRHLERGTAPDENSIAVMHGCAGTIANAVETVRQLVDEFSTLARFPTAQPRPSEINAIIESALQLFSGRLDGITIQTHLAPDLPVVLADPDAMKRAIANLIDNAAEALQESMVREIYISTLLVESRDSVEIVIADTGHGITDDMKERLFLPYVSTKKRGTGLGLSIVSRIMQEHNGSIRIEENQPVGARFILELPLAVEATAIG is encoded by the coding sequence GTGCCTGCAAGCAACTCCAAGCCAGTCGAGCGCAAGGCCCTCATCATCGGTCTTGGCATCGCTATCGTTCTTCTCTTTTTTGTATTGGTCTCGCAGCAGGCTTTTAATCTGACTTTTCTCAGCCCGGGCGGCGTACAGCAAACTGTCCTCCTGACAGCACTCTCCGCGCTCGTGTTCCTGCTCTTCGTTGCGCTCACGTTCGTGCTGCTCCGAAACTTGCTCAAGCTGCTGGCAGAGCGCCGTATCGGCGTGCTGGGTTCGAAGTTCCGCACAAAGATGGTCTTCGGCGCGCTGCTGATGTCGTTCACGCCGGCGCTCTTTATGTTCCTGTTTACGTACCTGCTGACGAATCGATCTATCGATCGCTGGTTCTCGCGTCCGGTCCAAAATCTCCGTGAAGGTTCGGAGCAGGTTGCGACGCTCTTACTCGGGTATGCAAAGGACAATGCTCAAGCAGAAGCACAAACGCTGGCCAACAACGCTCGAATACAGCGATCGTTCGATTCCGGAGACTTTGCGCTGGCAAATGCTGTGCTAAGCGAATACCGGCCTGCGTTGCAGGGCGGTTTTGCCTTCGCGTTGCGTGGACACGCTCCAGTGGCATCCATCAATTCGCCAGCAGGATGGCAGCAAATTGGCGGATCGATGATCGAAGCGCTCGGTGCGCACCGCCGTTTCAGCTGGGGCAATCTTGCGTATGCGCTTGGCGAAAGCGATGTCGGAAGAAATGGCTTAATCATCGTGGCTATTCCGCTGCCGACGAACTTTGACGCCACTATGCTGCGAATCGCCGAGAGCCAACGTAATTATCAGGAACTCGCAACCGCAGGTAAGGCAGTGCGTCGGGCATATATTCTGCTGCTCCTCCTGATCACCGCCCTTGTACTCTTTGCGGCTACATGGCTGTCGCTGTTCATTTCGAAACTTGTTACGCGACCGGTGGCTGCGCTCGCTGAGGCTACTCAAGAACTCTCGCAGGGACACTTCTCCTATCGTGTGGCCGTGGCTGCTGCAGACGAGCTCGGTGAATTGGTGGCCTCATTCAATCGCATGGCTGCCGACCTAGAAGAAAGCCGGACAAAGATCGAGCACTCCTCACGCGAACTGGAACGTGCGAATGCCAACATTGAACATCGCCGACGCCAGACCGAAATCATCCTGGAGAATATTCCCACAGGCGTGTTGTCTTTGGACGGAGCCGGAAGAGTCGCCCACGCGAATCCCGCGTTCGTTCGACTCCTTAAATTCAGAGACGAATCCACAGCAACGACCTCCGCCGAAAATTTTGAAGGCGCTTCTCTGCGCGATATCTTCGGCCCCGAAATCTCCGCGCAGATGATTCATCTAATGCGCAAGGCCGACCGCATGGGTACAACCACAAGCCAGTTTGAGCTCAAATCGGGCGCGGGAGTACTCAATGTCGCCATTACAGTGGCATCGATGCGCATCGACCGACAGAGGCTCGGCTATGTTCTTGTCTTTGAAGATTTCACGGAACTGTTGCGCGCGCAAAAGCAGGCAGCCTGGCGTGAGGTCGCCCGCCGCGTTGCACACGAAATTAAGAACCCGCTCACTCCAATCGCACTCTCAGCCGACCGCATTCGTCGCCATTTGGAACGCGGCACTGCGCCGGATGAGAATTCGATCGCAGTGATGCACGGCTGCGCCGGAACCATCGCGAATGCGGTCGAAACCGTTCGTCAGCTCGTAGATGAATTCTCCACGCTCGCGCGTTTTCCTACTGCACAACCTCGACCCAGCGAGATCAATGCGATTATTGAAAGCGCTTTGCAACTGTTCAGCGGACGCCTCGACGGAATCACAATTCAGACACACCTCGCGCCTGATCTGCCGGTAGTACTCGCCGATCCTGACGCGATGAAGCGAGCAATCGCGAATCTCATCGACAACGCCGCCGAGGCGCTGCAGGAGTCCATGGTGCGAGAGATTTATATCTCCACATTGCTCGTTGAAAGTCGCGATTCGGTAGAGATTGTGATCGCCGATACCGGCCACGGAATCACCGACGACATGAAGGAACGCCTATTCCTGCCGTACGTATCGACGAAGAAACGCGGCACGGGCCTCGGACTCTCTATCGTCAGCCGCATCATGCAGGAGCACAACGGCTCAATTCGTATCGAAGAGAATCAGCCTGTTGGAGCTCGTTTCATTTTGGAACTCCCGCTTGCCGTGGAAGCGACCGCAATAGGCTAG